The genomic DNA GTTTTTCTATCGCTGTTTCTTTCTAAAAACCTAGGTAAATGCCTAGGTTTTTTTTCTTTAAAAGATAATGTTATTATTTTTGTGAATATGTACGGAGGATGTAAGATAAAAATGTAATTTTTGTATATCTTTTTTTTGCACAATGTTTGTAAAAGTTGTACCATTATAAACAAGGTAACTAACGTTGCTGTTCTTGTTTAATGAAAGGTGATTACGAAGTTGAAAGATACATTTGTTGAAAAGGTAGATGACTTTGTAAAGCAGCATGATGTATTAAAGGAACGTTCAACAATTGTTGTAGGTGTTTCAGGTGGTCCTGATTCTTTGGCTCTTCTACATTATTTGTTAGAAAAAAGAGCAGCAAAACGGTTTAAAATTGTAGTGGCACATGTGGATCACATGTTTAGAGGTGATGAATCTCATGAGGACTTACGGTTTGTGCAGGACCTTTGTAAAGGACTGGGAGTTATTTGCGAAACGATAAGGATTAATGTGTCGCAATATCAACAGCAATACGGGATGAATGCACAGGTTGCTGCTAGAGAATGCAGATATGCATTTTTGGAAAGAATAATGAAGAAATATGATGCGAGATATGTAGCTCTTGGACATCATGGTGATGATCAAGTGGAGACGATTTTAATGCGTCTTGTACGAGGGAGTACTCCGAAAGGGTATGCAGGAATTGCGGTGAAGCGTCCTTTTCATAATGGGTATTTAATTAGGCCGTTACTTGGAGTAACGAAGGAAGAAATTGTTGATTACTGTAATAAGCTAAAAATAATTCCTCGTATAGATCCGAGTAATAAAAAGGAAGTATATACAAGGAATCGATTACGTAAATATGTTCTTCCTCATTTGAAAGAAGAAAATTCACAAGTGCATGAGAAATTCCAAAAATTTAGCATGCAGATGCAAGAGGATGAGGCGTATTTGCAGGAATTAGCTTTTGAGAAAATGAATAAAGTAATTACAAAAAAAAGTGATAAACAAATTAGCTTATCAATTCCTGCCTTTGAATCCATGTCTATGCCTTTACAAAGAAGAGGGATTCAACTAATATTAAACTATCTTTATGAATATAAGATTCCATCTTCTCTTTCCTCTATACATATTGACAAAGTGATTGAGTTTTTTAAGCGGACACAACCTTCGGGTTCACTTGATTTCCCAGGTGATTTAAAAATTGTTCGCACATACGAGGAGTGTAGCTTTGGATTTAAACAAGAAATTGTTTCTCCTTTTTTACAAGATTTATCAGTGCCCGGGACAATTACGCTATCGAACGGGGATAAACTTGTAACAGAGGTGAGCGAAGATATACCAAGTAACATGAATGAAACAGTATTTGTTGCTAAGTATAATGATATATCATATCCACTTCGTATTCGTTCTAGAGAAAATGGAGATCGCATGTCAATACAAGGTATGAATGGCACCAAAAAGATAAAAGCTATTTTTATCGAAGCGAAAGTACCAAGAGAAAAAAGAGAAGAATGGCCGGTCGTTTGTGATGCAAGTGGGAATATTATTTGGTTACCCTTGTTGAAGCGATCTGCATTTGCTATCTCGAAAGAGAAGGCAAAGAAGGATAAATATGTGATTATTCACTACAAAAGCAAGGAGTCTTCCGGGAGGATAATGAAATGATGAATCAAGATATCGAAAAAGTATTAATTTCTGAAGAGCAAATACAAGAAAAGGTGCTCGAATTAGGCGCAATTATTGCAGAGGATTACAAAAACACAGTACCTCTTGCGATTGGTGTACTAAAGGGTGCAATGCCATTCATGGCAGATTTATTAAAGAGAACAGATACATATCTTGAAATGGATTTTATGGCTGTATCTAGTTACGGTCACTCAACTGTTTCAACAGGCGAAGTGAAAATTTTAAAAGACCTTGATACTTCTGTAGAAGGTCGCGATATTTTAATCGTTGAAGATATTATTGATAGCGGTCTTACGCTAAGTTACTTAGTGGACCTATTTAAATATCGTAAAGCGAAGTCTGTAAAAATCGTTACGTTATTAGATAAACCGACAGGCCGTAAGGTGGATTTGAAAGCGGATTATGTTGGATTTACTGTACCGCATGAATTTGTTGTAGGATATGGATTAGATTATAAAGAGCAGTACCGTAATCTTCCTTATGTAGGAGTATTAAAACCAAGCGTTTACTCAAATTAATTAAATACAGGCGTCACAATTGTATAGGAAATTTTTTCTATGTTACGATTTACTATAGTGTTTATGCCGTGAGAGGAGGTTAGGAATGAATCGTATCTTCCGTAATACCATCTTTTATTTACTGATATTCCTAGTAGTAATTGGAATCGTGAGCTATTTTAATGGTTCGACACAAAAAACGACATCAGTTAGCTACGATAAATTCATTACTAAACTAGAAAAAGGTGAAGTGCGTAATGTGCAACTTCAACCGAAAAATGGTGTATTTGAGGTAAAAGGACAATTTAACAACTCTAGCCAAGGAGAACAATTTGTTACTTATGCACCAAATACTGAGGAATTACAAAAGAAAATTAATGACAAAGCGCAAGGTGCTGAAGTTAAGTATCAACCAGCAGAAGAAACAAGTGCTTGGGTAACCTTCTTTACTTCTATCATTCCGTTTGTTATTATCTTCATTTTATTCTTCTTCTTATTAAACCAAGCTCAGGGCGGCGGTAGCCGTGTTATGAACTTCGGGAAAAGTAAGGCGAAGTTATATAATGACGAAAAGAAAAAAGTTCGTTTCAGAGATGTTGCTGGAGCGGATGAAGAGAAACAAGAGCTTGTTGAGGTAGTTGAATTCTTGAAAGATCCTCGTAAGTTCGCTGAAGTTGGAGCCCGTATTCCGAAGGGTGTTCTATTAGTAGGACCTCCAGGTACAGGTAAAACTTTACTAGCACGTGCTGTTGCAGGTGAGGCAGGCGTTCCGTTCTTCTCTATCAGTGGTTCTGATTTCGTAGAGATGTTCGTCGGTGTCGGTGCATCACGTGTACGTGATTTATTCGAAAACGCAAAGAAAAATGCTCCTTGTATCATTTTTATTGATGAAATTGATGCGGTAGGACGTCAACGTGGCGCAGGTCTTGGTGGTGGCCATGATGAGCGTGAGCAAACGTTGAACCAATTACTTGTTGAAATGGATGGATTCGGTGCAAACGAAGGTATTATTATCATCGCTGCGACAAACCGTCCTGATATTCTTGACCCAGCGTTATTACGTCCAGGTCGTTTTGACCGTCAAATTACAGTAGATCGTCCAGATGTAAATGGCCGTGAAGCTGTACTGAAAGTACATGCTCGTAATAAACCGCTTGATGAGAATATCAACTTAAGAGCAATCGCAACTCGTACGCCAGGATTCTCTGGTGCCGATCTTGAAAACTTATTAAACGAAGCTGCTTTAGTGGCTGCACGTCAAGATAAGAAGAAAATTGATATGAGTGACATTGATGAAGCAACGGATCGTGTTATTGCAGGTCCAGCTAAGAAAAGTCGTGTTATCTCTGAAAAAGAACGTAATATCGTTGCTTTCCATGAAGCGGGCCATACTGTAATTGGTGTTGTTCTTGATGAAGCTGATGTCGTTCATAAAGTAACAATTGTCCCTCGTGGTCAAGCTGGTGGATATGCAGTAATGCTTCCGAAAGAAGATCGTTACTTCATGACAAAGCCAGAGTTACTTGATAAAATCACTGGTTTACTTGGTGGTCGAGTAGCTGAGGAGATTGTATTTGGTGAAGTGAGTACAGGTGCTCACAATGACTTCCAACGTGCGACTGGCATTGCAAGACGTATGGTTACGGAATTTGGTATGAGTGATAAGCTTGGACCAATGCAATTTGGTAGCTCACAAGGTGGTCAAGTGTTCTTAGGAAGAGACTTCCATTCAGAACAAAACTACAGTGATGCAATTGCACACGAAATTGATGTGGAAATGCAAACGATTATGAAAGATTGTTATGCTCGTGCAAAACAAATTCTTACTGAAAATCGTGATAAACTAGATCTTATCGCGAAAACATTACTTGAAGTAGAAACGTTAGATGCAGAGCAAATCAATCATTTATGTGATTACGGCAGATTACCAGAACGTCCAACATCTTCATCTGATGTGAAAGTAAACATCAACATGAAGAAGGACGATGAAGATACAGAAGATAAGTAAGAGATGAAGGAGTGACGATAGTCACTCCTTTTTTATTTGTGGAACGAAGTGAAGTGGAAAAAGAATTTAAATAAAACTGGTATTAAAAATTGAAATAGAGAGTCATCTTTTTGTAAAATGATGAGGATAGAAAAGCTGATTATATAAGTATGTGTGATATGATGTTTTTATAAGTTTTATACATACTGCACAAATATAGATTAAATAAGATAAGTGGTGAGAATATGATTTTTGTATTGGATGTAGGGAACACAAATGCTGTGCTAGGCGTGTTTGAAGAGGGGGAACTTCGTCAACATTGGCGCATGGAAACAGATCGTCATAAGACCGAAGATGAATATGGAATGCTTGTAAAGCAGTTGCTTGAGCATGAGGGTCTTTCGTTTGAAGATGTGAAAGGTATTATCGTGTCTTCAGTCGTACCACCAATTATGTTTGCTTTAGAGCGCATGTGTGAAAAGTATTTTAAAATTAAACCGCTTGTAGTAGGTCCTGGAATAAAAACGGGACTAAATATTAAATATGAGAATCCACGTGAAGTAGGCGCGGACCGAATTGTAAATGCAGTAGCAGGAATCCACTTATATGGAAGTCCGCTTATTATTGTCGATTTTGGTACGGCTACTACATATTGTTATATTAACGAAGAAAAACATTATATGGGTGGAGTTATTACGCCAGGAATTATGATTTCAGCAGAGGCCTTATATAGTAGAGCGGCAAAACTTCCTCGTATTGAAATTACAAAACCAAGCAGTGTTATTGGGAAGAATACAGTAAGTGCCATGCAATCTGGTATTCTTTATGGGTATGTTGGACAAGTGGAAGGTATCGTCAAGCGCATGAAAGAGGAAGCTAAACAAGAACCGAAAGTTATTGCAACAGGTGGAT from Bacillus basilensis includes the following:
- the hpt gene encoding hypoxanthine phosphoribosyltransferase, whose product is MMNQDIEKVLISEEQIQEKVLELGAIIAEDYKNTVPLAIGVLKGAMPFMADLLKRTDTYLEMDFMAVSSYGHSTVSTGEVKILKDLDTSVEGRDILIVEDIIDSGLTLSYLVDLFKYRKAKSVKIVTLLDKPTGRKVDLKADYVGFTVPHEFVVGYGLDYKEQYRNLPYVGVLKPSVYSN
- the tilS gene encoding tRNA lysidine(34) synthetase TilS, translating into MKDTFVEKVDDFVKQHDVLKERSTIVVGVSGGPDSLALLHYLLEKRAAKRFKIVVAHVDHMFRGDESHEDLRFVQDLCKGLGVICETIRINVSQYQQQYGMNAQVAARECRYAFLERIMKKYDARYVALGHHGDDQVETILMRLVRGSTPKGYAGIAVKRPFHNGYLIRPLLGVTKEEIVDYCNKLKIIPRIDPSNKKEVYTRNRLRKYVLPHLKEENSQVHEKFQKFSMQMQEDEAYLQELAFEKMNKVITKKSDKQISLSIPAFESMSMPLQRRGIQLILNYLYEYKIPSSLSSIHIDKVIEFFKRTQPSGSLDFPGDLKIVRTYEECSFGFKQEIVSPFLQDLSVPGTITLSNGDKLVTEVSEDIPSNMNETVFVAKYNDISYPLRIRSRENGDRMSIQGMNGTKKIKAIFIEAKVPREKREEWPVVCDASGNIIWLPLLKRSAFAISKEKAKKDKYVIIHYKSKESSGRIMK
- a CDS encoding type III pantothenate kinase; amino-acid sequence: MIFVLDVGNTNAVLGVFEEGELRQHWRMETDRHKTEDEYGMLVKQLLEHEGLSFEDVKGIIVSSVVPPIMFALERMCEKYFKIKPLVVGPGIKTGLNIKYENPREVGADRIVNAVAGIHLYGSPLIIVDFGTATTYCYINEEKHYMGGVITPGIMISAEALYSRAAKLPRIEITKPSSVIGKNTVSAMQSGILYGYVGQVEGIVKRMKEEAKQEPKVIATGGLAKLISEESNVIDVVDPFLTLKGLYMLYERNANLQHEKGE
- the ftsH gene encoding ATP-dependent zinc metalloprotease FtsH produces the protein MNRIFRNTIFYLLIFLVVIGIVSYFNGSTQKTTSVSYDKFITKLEKGEVRNVQLQPKNGVFEVKGQFNNSSQGEQFVTYAPNTEELQKKINDKAQGAEVKYQPAEETSAWVTFFTSIIPFVIIFILFFFLLNQAQGGGSRVMNFGKSKAKLYNDEKKKVRFRDVAGADEEKQELVEVVEFLKDPRKFAEVGARIPKGVLLVGPPGTGKTLLARAVAGEAGVPFFSISGSDFVEMFVGVGASRVRDLFENAKKNAPCIIFIDEIDAVGRQRGAGLGGGHDEREQTLNQLLVEMDGFGANEGIIIIAATNRPDILDPALLRPGRFDRQITVDRPDVNGREAVLKVHARNKPLDENINLRAIATRTPGFSGADLENLLNEAALVAARQDKKKIDMSDIDEATDRVIAGPAKKSRVISEKERNIVAFHEAGHTVIGVVLDEADVVHKVTIVPRGQAGGYAVMLPKEDRYFMTKPELLDKITGLLGGRVAEEIVFGEVSTGAHNDFQRATGIARRMVTEFGMSDKLGPMQFGSSQGGQVFLGRDFHSEQNYSDAIAHEIDVEMQTIMKDCYARAKQILTENRDKLDLIAKTLLEVETLDAEQINHLCDYGRLPERPTSSSDVKVNINMKKDDEDTEDK